The proteins below are encoded in one region of Arenibacter algicola:
- a CDS encoding type II toxin-antitoxin system HicA family toxin — translation MKSSALIRMVEKDGWYIVRTKGSHHHFKHPKKKGLVTIPHPKKDIPMGTVKSILRQAGLL, via the coding sequence ATGAAATCGAGTGCTCTTATACGGATGGTAGAAAAAGATGGCTGGTACATCGTAAGAACTAAAGGTAGCCATCACCATTTTAAGCATCCAAAGAAGAAAGGTCTCGTAACCATACCGCATCCCAAAAAGGATATTCCTATGGGAACGGTCAAATCAATATTAAGGCAAGCGGGGCTTTTATAG
- a CDS encoding helix-turn-helix domain-containing protein, translating to MEVKVIKSEEQYKAYLNRMNEILHADEGIPEGEELDVLALVVEKYEDEHYPIEAPNPIEAIRFMMDQMGLDDNDLGKILNSRSRASEILNKKRKLSISHIRKLTEYLKIPADVLIKDYDLAS from the coding sequence ATGGAAGTCAAGGTTATAAAATCCGAAGAACAATACAAAGCATATCTAAATCGTATGAATGAAATTTTGCATGCAGACGAAGGTATACCTGAAGGCGAGGAGCTGGACGTATTGGCACTTGTAGTGGAAAAATATGAAGATGAGCATTATCCGATCGAAGCTCCCAACCCGATAGAGGCCATACGCTTCATGATGGATCAAATGGGTTTGGATGATAATGATCTAGGCAAAATTTTAAACAGTAGAAGTAGGGCTTCGGAAATACTTAACAAAAAGAGAAAATTGAGTATTTCTCATATCCGTAAACTTACCGAATACCTTAAAATTCCTGCGGATGTCTTGATCAAGGATTACGATCTTGCATCCTAA
- a CDS encoding type II toxin-antitoxin system HicB family antitoxin, protein MSKRKVIKVFVEKAEDGTYWGTTQNIPGVVTAYGNSLKELKDNLKVAFDDYIEVAEEEKEDWVRDVKKITDWDYQMDLQAFFYLIPEVKISAIGKKAKINESLMRQYVTGKAAASEGRVKLIEKAIHELGRELQSVSF, encoded by the coding sequence ATGAGCAAGAGAAAAGTAATTAAAGTATTTGTAGAGAAGGCAGAAGACGGTACGTATTGGGGAACTACACAAAATATCCCTGGCGTAGTAACCGCTTATGGAAATTCATTGAAAGAATTAAAAGACAACTTAAAAGTTGCTTTTGACGACTATATTGAAGTAGCTGAAGAAGAAAAAGAAGATTGGGTAAGGGATGTGAAAAAAATAACCGATTGGGATTATCAGATGGATTTACAAGCCTTCTTTTATCTGATTCCGGAGGTTAAGATTTCAGCTATTGGAAAAAAAGCAAAAATCAATGAATCTCTAATGCGTCAGTATGTTACTGGTAAAGCTGCCGCTTCTGAGGGAAGGGTAAAACTTATTGAAAAAGCTATTCATGAATTGGGTAGGGAGTTACAATCTGTTTCCTTCTAA
- a CDS encoding DUF2188 domain-containing protein — protein MSNVKSWLRTLIDLLEVFFNSSQQSKRGRTWHQHVVPYEEGWAVRREGNQRITSKHRKQSTAIRKAKSLAKKYKADVIIHRESGGIRDRISYDD, from the coding sequence ATGTCGAACGTCAAATCTTGGTTACGAACCCTCATTGACCTTTTGGAAGTCTTTTTTAACAGCTCGCAACAAAGCAAACGAGGCAGAACCTGGCACCAGCATGTGGTGCCCTATGAGGAAGGTTGGGCCGTACGTCGCGAAGGCAACCAACGTATAACCAGTAAACATCGAAAACAGAGCACGGCCATACGCAAGGCCAAAAGTTTAGCCAAAAAATACAAGGCCGATGTAATTATTCATCGAGAGAGTGGCGGTATACGAGACCGGATAAGCTATGATGATTAA
- a CDS encoding helix-turn-helix domain-containing protein: MTPLGLFLTKKSVNRAMVSRRTGISQARLSQLSSNESTKLRVDELYLIALAIDVEPSELLNEVCKGLKLPKE; encoded by the coding sequence ATGACTCCATTAGGATTGTTTTTAACCAAGAAATCGGTAAATCGAGCCATGGTCTCAAGACGGACAGGTATTAGTCAGGCTAGGCTTTCCCAATTAAGTTCTAATGAATCTACCAAACTTCGCGTGGATGAACTTTATTTGATCGCTTTGGCAATCGATGTAGAGCCTAGTGAATTGTTAAATGAGGTGTGTAAGGGGCT
- a CDS encoding efflux transporter outer membrane subunit, giving the protein MQTKSTFLRLKTQFKPLGVQKNFAFCFLIFVLLFFGCSPKFSNVALPIDDLKEFSYSGPSILEDKWWTAFNDEQLNILIDSALQSNLDLAATWQQFLASRAIVAREAGDKWPQIAASAQSAINLPEPDFVGGENTQLGLSANYELDLWGRIRSSVQAEKFRSEASLYDYRTAAISLSAEIATTWYQLIAAKKQLQITKDQISTNEDIIKLIRTRFVGGQIRAVDILRQAQLLESTKEQQIIFETNVALLENQLAVLMGKQPQINVTFETTDLPTLPELPEAGMPLELIRRRPDIQQSYAVLLAADRDMASAVRSKYPRLSVSARGQLRSNSFQNLFDNWAYTLAGNILAPLFYGGQLSAEVDRTQAIKQQRLLEYGQTTLEAFQEVENGLIQEIKQKQRVDNIGRQLELAQKSNRQLRVEFLNGFSPYLDVLIGLDAEQQLRRDYIVSQRQLILIRIALYRALAGGFETEREIDNQ; this is encoded by the coding sequence TTGCAGACTAAAAGCACTTTCCTAAGATTAAAAACGCAATTCAAACCATTAGGTGTTCAAAAAAACTTTGCATTTTGTTTTTTGATCTTCGTCTTGCTCTTCTTTGGCTGTTCCCCTAAATTTTCAAATGTAGCGTTACCTATAGATGACTTAAAGGAATTCTCTTATAGCGGCCCAAGTATCTTGGAAGACAAATGGTGGACCGCCTTCAACGATGAGCAACTTAATATTCTCATCGATTCCGCGTTACAGTCCAACTTGGACCTTGCCGCTACATGGCAGCAATTTTTGGCTTCAAGAGCCATAGTAGCACGTGAAGCCGGGGATAAATGGCCGCAAATTGCAGCTAGCGCACAATCGGCCATAAATTTACCTGAACCCGATTTTGTGGGTGGGGAAAATACTCAACTGGGCCTTTCCGCCAATTACGAACTGGATTTATGGGGCAGGATACGAAGTTCGGTACAGGCAGAAAAATTCAGGTCCGAAGCCAGTTTGTACGATTACCGAACTGCAGCTATATCCCTTTCTGCTGAAATTGCAACCACTTGGTACCAATTAATAGCGGCAAAAAAACAACTTCAAATTACAAAAGACCAAATATCTACAAACGAGGATATAATTAAACTTATAAGAACGAGGTTTGTTGGCGGTCAGATTAGGGCAGTGGACATTCTGAGACAGGCGCAGTTATTGGAAAGTACCAAAGAGCAGCAGATTATTTTTGAAACCAATGTAGCCCTTTTGGAAAATCAATTGGCGGTATTAATGGGCAAACAGCCTCAAATAAACGTTACTTTTGAAACCACCGATCTACCTACATTGCCAGAACTACCAGAGGCAGGTATGCCTCTGGAACTCATCAGGCGTAGACCGGACATACAACAATCCTACGCCGTATTATTAGCAGCCGATAGGGATATGGCGTCGGCAGTGCGCAGTAAATATCCTAGATTATCAGTAAGTGCCAGGGGACAACTGCGATCCAATAGTTTTCAAAATCTGTTTGACAATTGGGCCTATACCTTAGCCGGAAACATATTGGCTCCCTTATTCTATGGCGGACAGCTTAGTGCTGAAGTGGACAGGACCCAGGCCATTAAGCAACAACGACTTTTGGAATACGGACAGACCACTTTGGAGGCCTTTCAAGAGGTGGAAAATGGCTTGATTCAGGAAATAAAACAAAAGCAAAGGGTAGATAATATTGGCAGACAATTGGAATTGGCACAAAAAAGCAACAGGCAACTGCGGGTAGAATTCCTTAACGGATTTAGCCCCTACTTGGATGTACTTATAGGTTTGG
- a CDS encoding M81 family metallopeptidase → MKPLYTCYILLLLIMTSCQQGENQKLPKIAIAGLGIESSTFSPTLTHEEAFHAKVGDSIFAKYPFLQVDSLNRTRAHWVPTLVGKSLPGGTVTREAYESLVTKTLYLLKENGPYDGLFFDIHGAMSVVGLDDPEGDLIERIREVIGTEVLISTSMDLHGNVSEKLAKHTDLITCYRMAPHEDAIQSKKRAVTNLLDRLENGTGKPQYKAWIPVPILLPGEKTSTRIEPGKSLYAKVPDIANEEGVIDAAIWIGYAWADEPRNHAVVMVTGDDKEKVEKGAETLAQSFWDVRNQFDFVAPTTSLEESLEMALSSQKHPFMISDMGDNPTAGGAGDVTWTLQQLLARPEFKSDKGPSLIYASIPGPEFVEKALEIGVGGKIKATAGAAVDDRFAGPLELEGTIEAIKSGDVNAEVEVVVKIGSIQVIVTKKRKPYHYLSDFTNLGLHPKETDIIVVKIGYLVPDLYDMRGDWVMALTPGGVDQDLNRLGYERIKRPMFPLDSTMPQPDLKAHFIQASNATE, encoded by the coding sequence TTGAAACCGCTTTACACCTGCTATATCCTACTCCTGCTTATAATGACTTCCTGTCAACAAGGTGAAAATCAAAAACTGCCCAAAATTGCGATTGCCGGTCTAGGAATAGAAAGCAGCACCTTTTCACCTACCTTAACCCATGAAGAAGCCTTTCATGCCAAAGTAGGAGATTCTATATTCGCAAAATACCCATTTCTACAAGTCGATTCGTTAAATAGAACTAGGGCGCATTGGGTGCCTACCTTGGTGGGAAAATCATTACCAGGCGGGACGGTCACCCGAGAGGCTTACGAATCCCTGGTAACCAAAACTTTATACTTATTGAAGGAAAATGGGCCTTATGACGGACTATTTTTTGATATCCACGGTGCCATGAGTGTGGTTGGGTTAGATGACCCAGAAGGTGACCTAATAGAACGTATTAGGGAAGTAATCGGTACCGAGGTACTTATATCTACCTCCATGGACCTTCACGGAAACGTGTCCGAAAAATTGGCAAAACATACCGATCTGATAACCTGTTATAGAATGGCTCCCCACGAGGATGCCATCCAATCCAAAAAAAGGGCGGTCACCAATCTTCTGGATCGACTTGAAAATGGAACAGGCAAGCCCCAATACAAGGCCTGGATCCCAGTACCCATATTATTACCAGGTGAAAAAACCAGCACCCGAATTGAACCTGGCAAAAGTTTATATGCAAAAGTTCCTGATATAGCCAATGAAGAAGGTGTTATTGATGCCGCTATATGGATCGGATATGCCTGGGCAGATGAACCCCGCAACCATGCCGTGGTTATGGTTACAGGCGATGATAAGGAAAAAGTTGAAAAAGGGGCAGAAACATTGGCGCAAAGCTTTTGGGATGTTCGAAATCAATTTGATTTTGTTGCCCCAACTACAAGCTTGGAAGAAAGTTTAGAAATGGCACTGTCCAGCCAAAAACATCCATTTATGATCAGTGATATGGGAGACAACCCAACTGCTGGTGGTGCAGGTGACGTCACCTGGACGCTACAACAGCTATTGGCCAGACCGGAATTTAAATCGGACAAAGGCCCTTCCTTGATCTATGCTTCAATACCAGGCCCGGAATTTGTTGAAAAGGCCCTTGAAATAGGTGTCGGCGGAAAAATTAAGGCAACGGCAGGTGCTGCAGTGGATGACCGATTTGCCGGTCCCTTGGAACTGGAAGGAACCATAGAAGCAATCAAGTCGGGAGATGTGAACGCAGAAGTGGAGGTTGTGGTTAAAATTGGAAGTATACAGGTAATCGTTACCAAAAAAAGAAAGCCATACCATTATTTAAGCGACTTCACCAATTTAGGTTTACATCCTAAAGAAACGGATATTATTGTGGTCAAAATAGGTTACTTGGTCCCAGATCTATATGATATGCGAGGGGATTGGGTTATGGCATTGACCCCTGGTGGGGTTGACCAGGATCTAAACCGACTTGGTTACGAACGTATCAAGAGACCTATGTTTCCATTGGACAGTACTATGCCCCAACCGGATTTGAAAGCCCATTTTATTCAGGCTTCCAATGCAACCGAATAA